In a single window of the Amia ocellicauda isolate fAmiCal2 chromosome 20, fAmiCal2.hap1, whole genome shotgun sequence genome:
- the LOC136715791 gene encoding serine/threonine-protein kinase N2-like gives MQEFEQLEKEIEDLEEFEDLEKLLELPQPDLTGQFHCCLEDFKCVTVLGRGAFGKVLLAESRRTTQRFALKAIQKRGVVDSQDVASLMCERSVLQTVSSVHHPFLVNFYGSFQTEEHLVFIMEYVAGGDLTLDGEAITEPRAVFSAACVVLGVDFLHRHNIAHRDLKLPNLLMDRRGFVKIADFGLCKENMGAGDRTSSFCGTPDFLAPEVLSEESYTRAVDWWALGVLLFEMMVGECPFTGANERDLYESIVNDPVPFPQHLSNEAVSVMTRLMSKNPAWRLGAGERGAQEVMQHAFFRSVDWPGLEAQRVTPPFVPNVREHKDVGDELTSEAPVLSLGSRVLSPEEQDLFQEFDFVADWY, from the coding sequence ATGCAGGAGTTTGAGCagctggagaaggagattgaagaCCTGGAGGAGTTTGAAGATCTGGAGAAGCTTCTCGAACTCCCACAGCCAGATCTGACGGGGCAATTTCATTGTTGTCTGGAGGATTTCAAATGTGTCACTGTTCTAGGGCGCGGCGCATTTGGAAAGGTGCTGCTTGCGGAGTCGAGAAGAACCACCCAAAGATTTGCCCTCAAGGCCATTCAAAAAagaggggttgttgacagtcaAGATGTTGCAAGCCTCATGTGTGAGAGGAGCGTCTTGCAGACTGTGAGCAGCGTGCACCACCCTTTCTTGGTGAACTTCTACGGCTCCTTCCAGACTGAGGAGCACTTGGTCTTCATCATGGAGTACGTCGCAGGGGGAGACCTCACGCTGGACGGAGAAGCGATCACAGAGCCCCGGGCTGTATTCAGTGCTGCTTGTGTGGTGCTGGGGGTGGATTTCCTGCACAGGCACAATATCGCACACAGGGATCTGAAGCTGCCCAACCTGCTGATGGACAGACGAGGCTTCGTGAAGATTGCGGACTTCGGTCTGTGCAAGGAAAATATGGGTGCAGGTGACCGGACAAGTTCGTTCTGCGGGACTCCTGACTTCCTCGCTCCAGAAGTCCTGTCGGAGGAGTCCTACACCCGTGCAGTTGATTGGTGGGCACTGGGGGTCCTGCTCTTTGAGATGATGGTGGGCGAGTGTCCTTTTACCGGAGCCAATGAGCGGGATCTGTACGAGAGTATCGTGAATGATCCAGTGCCATTCCCCCAGCACCTGTCAAACGAAGCAGTCTCCGTCATGACTAGGCTGATGAGCAAGAATCCTGCTTGGCGGCTCGGGGCCGGAGAGCGAGGCGCCCAAGAAGTGATGCAGCACGCCTTCTTCAGGAGCGTGGACTGGCCTGGGCTGGAGGCACAGAGGGTAACGCCTCCATTTGTGCCCAACGTCAGAGAGCACAAGGATGTGGGCGATGAATTAACATCCGAAGCCCCAGTCCTCAGTCTTGGCTCCAGGGTCCTCAGCCCGGAGGAGCAGGACTTGTTCCAGGAGTTTGACTTCGTCGCGGACTGGTATTAA
- the LOC136715812 gene encoding serine/threonine-protein kinase N2-like: MQEFEQLEKEIEDLEEFEDLEKLLELPQPDLTGQFHCCLEDFKCVTVLGRGAFGKVLLAESRRTTQRFALKAIQKRGVVDSQDVASLMCERSVLQTVSSVHHPFLVNFYGSFQTEEHLVFIMEYVAGGDLTLDGEAITEPRAVFSAACVVLGVDFLHRHNIAHRDLKLPNLLMDRRGFVKIADFGLCKENMGAGDRTSSFCGTPDFLAPEVLSEESYTRAVDWWALGVLLFEMMVGECPFTGANERDLYESIVNDPVPFPQHLSNEAVSVMTRLMSKNPAWRLGAGERGTQEVMQHAFFRSVDWPGLEAQRVTPPFVPNVREHKDVGDDLTSEAPVLSLGSRVLSPEEQDLFQEFDFVADWY, translated from the coding sequence ATGCAGGAGTTTGAGCagctggagaaggagattgaagaCCTGGAGGAGTTTGAAGATCTGGAGAAGCTTCTCGAACTCCCACAGCCAGATCTGACGGGGCAATTTCATTGTTGTCTGGAGGATTTCAAATGTGTCACTGTTCTAGGGCGCGGCGCATTTGGAAAGGTGCTGCTTGCGGAGTCGAGAAGAACCACCCAAAGATTTGCCCTCAAGGCCATTCAAAAAagaggggttgttgacagtcaAGATGTTGCAAGCCTCATGTGTGAGAGGAGCGTCTTGCAGACTGTGAGCAGCGTGCACCACCCTTTCTTGGTGAACTTCTACGGCTCCTTCCAGACTGAGGAGCACTTGGTCTTCATCATGGAGTACGTCGCAGGGGGAGACCTCACGCTGGACGGAGAAGCGATCACAGAGCCCCGGGCTGTATTCAGTGCTGCTTGTGTGGTGCTGGGGGTGGATTTCCTGCACAGGCACAATATCGCACACAGGGATCTGAAGCTGCCCAACCTGCTGATGGACAGACGAGGCTTCGTGAAGATTGCGGACTTCGGTCTGTGCAAGGAAAATATGGGTGCAGGTGACCGGACAAGTTCGTTCTGCGGGACTCCTGACTTCCTCGCTCCAGAAGTCCTGTCGGAGGAGTCCTACACCCGTGCAGTTGATTGGTGGGCACTGGGGGTCCTGCTCTTTGAGATGATGGTGGGCGAGTGTCCTTTTACCGGAGCCAATGAGCGGGATCTGTACGAGAGTATCGTGAATGATCCAGTGCCATTCCCCCAGCACCTGTCAAACGAAGCAGTCTCCGTCATGACTAGGCTGATGAGCAAGAATCCTGCTTGGCGGCTCGGGGCCGGAGAGCGAGGCACCCAAGAAGTGATGCAGCACGCCTTCTTCAGGAGCGTGGACTGGCCTGGGCTGGAGGCACAGAGGGTAACGCCTCCATTTGTGCCCAACGTCAGAGAGCACAAGGATGTGGGTGATGATTTAACATCCGAAGCCCCAGTCCTCAGTCTTGGCTCCAGGGTCCTCAGCCCGGAGGAGCAGGACTTGTTCCAGGAGTTTGACTTCGTCGCGGACTGGTATTAA